The following is a genomic window from Plasmodium berghei ANKA genome assembly, chromosome: 9.
aaatacactTTTTGagattatttaatattaaaattattaaaaatgttgaaTAATGTTAATCAAAGTATTTATAACTTTAAGGAGCTCGCTCGACAGTTAGAAGCATGCGTACAGTGTAATTCAACAGGTAAAGTATATCATAcaatttttgaattattagTTAGCtcacaatattttttattagtaCATTGTTCATGCATATACTTAGTggatatttataaaatttctATGGAAAACATACTTTAAATGATTTATggttttttttacatttctACGTGCAGATATTGAAGTGATGCGAGAAATATATTCAGAATGTAAAAAGTAAGAAATTCTAAATAAATCAAGcttcatattattataaaatatattttttttataaatataatatcctttatcaaaaaaaagttaagctaggcatatttattattttaacttatttttagaaattTAAGTAAATTAGAGAAAATGACATTGGAGGCGCTAGAAAGGGGAAATTTAGGCTTATTCGAAAAGCTAGTCGAGGTAAATCATAATATTACATTTTGTACATTTGCATATTACTATGTTTTGCATTTTATTCTTGTGTCTTTATAagcataaatattttcatttattgaTCGATTCACTTATATACTTTGTCTATATCTATATGTCCATCTTATATccgcatttttttttcaaaattaatagGCATCAACGCAAATAAATCAATCACTTCATACTTTCGAggattttgaaaaaaaaccaaaagaaagaaaaatggGATATTcaaaaacaaatgaaatGAGAAACATAAGTACTGAAACGagaaatttaaaaaaaaaaaaaaatggaacaagagaaaaattgtataaagGTATAGATGATGATGATAAAAGATATTTAAATAGAAGCCGAAGTGGAAGTAAAAATAgaagaaaagaaaatgaatacagaaaaaagaaaaaagaaaaaaagcgaaaaaaaaaaaatgatcaAAGTGGtgataatagtaataaagAGGTAAacataaatgataattttttttttaaatcagaTTCACAAGattctttaaataaatatataaagaattttAATGGTACAAATGGAATTAATgaatatgataatatagACGATTATTTAATGGAGTtgaatgaaaatgataaaaaaaaaaaaaaaaaaaaaaactactCAAAATCGAAAAAATCCGATTCTAATAACAATGACGGTGAcgattttttaaacaataatgatttaaattCTTTTAACAGCTTTGATGattcaaataatgaaaataaaaataaatcaaataaacTAGAAAAAACATCttcaaaaaattcaatAGTTATAGCTActcatatatatgatattatAAATGTGTCGTTAGATTTAAAAAGTGTAAGTATTTATTTAACCCTAAAATCCGcagacaaaaaaattaatattagaaaaaaaagtaaaagtTCAAATGTGGAAAATTGTTCTATAAATTTGTCagaattttttgaatataatgTTCCACATTGtaaacaattatttttaattattgaTATAATAGATAACAGTACAAATAAAGCGTATTATAAatgtttaataaatttaaataagcACGTTTTGAAAAAAACTAAATACTTAGTTCCAGCagcatatttattaacaaaaatcaCAGAAAATTTCAATCCTGAAAacgaattaaaaaataataaaactgTGTGTATAGAAGCAACTGATTTAGCTTCGAGTATAAATATTCCAAAAGATAATATGAATCAAAAAGAACCTAATggtattaaatttataggTCCCaccattaatatatatccccacaaaaataacaatctaaataatgataacctatttaataattctaataataatttcccaaattttactaatttcaattttaataacaaacatataaataataacatgaataattttaattttgcaAGTCGAAATTATTTGAACCGTAATATGAgcaaatttaattataacaatccaaaatataaaaaaaacaattttacCAATTTTGCTTTCCCGTCTAATTTTGGTGTCAAACATGGTGGCAATATGTTCATGTCTGAACCCAATTTTGTTACCCCAACTTTAAATCCAAATTTTATACAACCAAATATGCCAAACtccaattttattaaccCTAAAAATATGGTACCTAATATTAAACACAACATACTTATGACTCCTGATTTTGTTAAACCAAACTTTTCTAACCCGAATATGAATACTcttaattttgtatatccAAATTTCGCCTATTCTAATGGGCCtgagaaaaatatgaataatgtACACAACTCTTTTAACATTTCGAATGAATGTAATGATgcgaaaaatataaataataacaaaaacgataatgataaaataagtGATAATTATAACGCCATAAGCAAAATAGTTAACATagataatattgaaaatattcgaaacaaaataatgaaaggaaccgatgaaaataaaaacaaagcAGATAACaataaagaagaaaatgaacaaaatcATCAAGTATTTTCAACTAATAATCCATATGTAATAATGAATGTTTTTCTTAAAACTAAAGACTTTGATCATGAATCAGAGctaatgaaatataataatttgaatttatataaacaattatataaattaagcAATAAggagaaaatattttatgaatctaaaaatgttgaaaatgagaaaaaaattgaacAACTTGATAAAGCTGTAATGCTtttggaaatatataatgagaGTTATGTAGATGCTAATGataagttaaaaaatataatagaatctaataaagaaataatagatgtaattgaaaaaatagtaaagaaaaaaaatagtaaaatagagaaattagaaaaagaaaatgaaagaatTCATGAAGccgaaaaaattattcaagaaaataaaaaaaaaaataattatttatcagaaaaaatatataaacttaATAATCTATTTAATGACAATAAAttgaaattaaaagattttaaccaaataaataataatctaAATACTAAAGTTAGTAGACTATTATATCAATTGCAAAATGCACAACTGAAAAACGAAAAactattgttttatttatcatttttattaaaacatatgcataaaaaaaatttaactaatgcaaaaaatttcttaaatataatgaaattaaaaaaaatgaattggGATATCGAAAATACGGCAGTAGATTATTATGATACATTCATGGAAGATGTAACAAATaattacaattttataaaaaataattcaaatataaataatatggcCATAGAAAACTATATAGAAAACCATAAAGGAGGAAACgcaaaacaaaaattattggGGGAAATACTACAGTTTTGcaataatgaagaaaaaaaaaaaaattcaaacaTCAGGAATGAtattaataacaaaaatgaaaatcaaatttatattagtaACAATATATGCAGCAATAGTAGTGATGAAAACAATGCTTTGGAATGTTATAGCAACCATGAGCAAGTAGAATTAAGTATTgagaataataaattaaaaaaaaaaaatccacTACAATCAGAAGATGACGAATTTTTAATGGATGAATGTTTAATGACTGAATATAAGAAGTTTGTATCTACCACAAACCTTAATAAAACACAAGAAAAACGTggacaaaataaaaagggaatatacaataatataaatattagtACCAGTACATATGATAATGATGAATACCAATTTAATTGTATCACAAATGATGTAAATGATGTGATGAGCAAATccgaaaaaaatagaaaaaagggagagaaaaaaaaaaaagactATAATAGCTCTAATGAAGAATTAGACAAagtaattaataataagtctttgaacaaaattaatacaTCGAAacttgaaaataataatgaatattcTGATGTTTATGAATTTAATACGATAAAAAACGAGACATCTAGCGattcaaataatacatGTTCTTACATAAAACATGCTAATGAAAAGAAAGATAAGgataaatcaaaaaaaaagacgaaaaatgaaaaatataaagatgaatatttaaaagaaaaagatgGCATCACATTTGAAAAAACAAGGGATTGTACATTTAAAGGAATCAACTATGATGGTATTAACACGAATAGTCATATGCATAATGAGAAAAGAATGGATTTTTTTGAAGAAAACCATATTTCTGAAAATAGTCAAGATGAAGAagaaacaaatttaaaaaaaaaaaaaaaaagttcaaacaaatataaaaaaaatgaatacaATAATGGTGAAGATAATacagataaaaaaaaaaagaaaatgataaataatgTATACGAGACTCAAGGTACAAAAGGAGTAATAACAAAAGGtaaagacaaaaaaaatatgctcAGCGATAGTTATTTAAGcaatgatgataaaaataaaagaaataaaaaaaataaagaaatcTTCTTTTCTACAAAGGAAGTTGAATTTGAAGAATATAATGATGACATAAAGGAAGAACAAAATCAagatttaattaaaaaagaaaagaaaaatataagcaaatcgaaaaatacatataatattgggGTTAGAAAAACGCCTGATGAACATTTAAATGATTTTAAtgattttgaaaaaaaattcaactATTTTGTAAAAGTATCtagtaatataaaaaaatatattttatcaaatgataatgacggtgataaaattaactatttaatgaatttaaataaaaaaggatattttagaaaaatgacaaaaataataggcaaatgtaatgaaaatgaaccagaaaatatatcatatcCAAATAATTTCCACAATATTCAATTAAAATCGAATTTTATAACAGAAGAAGAATTGAACAATCATAAAGAATATTTGAAAGCATTTTATATCAAAAACACAAAGGGGCTGATTTTTCAAAACTCAATTATTAAAGTTTATGTAAAATTATACTGCcacaataataattctactgaaaatagtaaaatgTCAAATACCAACAATGAGAACCTTATTAGTgctaataatattataaaattaaatgataaaaaaaacgataacatatatatgaatatttatataaaatctattttatataatattatatatgttaatgCGGATTTAAATGGAAACAATATGgacaatattaaaattataagaaagaatttgaaaaaaaaatccaaTGAACCATtagaagaaaattattatattaacttaaaaaaaaatgaagtatgcttattatatactcttggatttaaaaaaaaaatactaaatATTTTACCGTTAGTTTTAAATGTGAAAtgtttaaataatgataacacatcaattaaattaaaaatttccTTACCACTACCTCATATGTTTATGCTTAAACCAAATTGTGAATgtttaaacatatttataaataagtattcagagaaaaataaatgtcaTTACAAATCTTATTGTTATCATATGGCGAATCTAGAAACATTTAATCGTTTTATTAATACtatcaaattatataaatcctttaacatttttcattttgattCATATAATGTTTTACACAGTGCATATCCaattgatgaaaataaaatggcacttttgttaatttttagCGAATTTTCTCATAGAAACCATAATATTCCGAATGATTTTGCCAAGTtgcattttatttctatttcaAATAGTTTGATTCAATTTGCAGTTAACTTGTTTAGCCAAATTTTGTAGACGAtgccatttttatttgcattCATTCGTTTTCATTTCatcttttgttttttttattcttccgtttgttttaatatttatacataagATTTACATATGCatctatataatatacaaaactgtattatcattatatgtacttttatttttattcggAAGATACCTTAAATTGGTCTCAAAcgaattttttgttttgtgGTTTTTTCGTTATTAACTTTTAATTCGGTATGCCTTTTTAATTGCTCGTTTTTTTGGTTAATTTGAGATTTTccaataatatttatattttttattaatttgacTGTTTGCTCCTATGATTGCAAATTTGCTAGTCTTTTAACTCATATTCATTAagtattaaaattatttacagaatatttttatttccttccttttttaacaatactgttaaaatttatttataattttcaaaacCATAATCgaatatacatatgcatTATACGATATTATAATTCTGTTCCAGAAAATGGGGTATTAATGCTCCTAAAAAtggtatataaaatttgctatttttagaacaaattaaagaaaaataaaaaaaggcAATAAAAGTTAATATCACATTTATCTTTTCAATTGTATTATCCTTctcaattttatatataagaaaacttaaattttatttttccattttattaaatatataaaatgataCACTACACGATTTTAATATAGTgtagcattttttttaattataaattaacaTGGATtaatcatttaatttataatttgttggttttgaatataatcataatactattttattatgtttaatatatataataacaaatatatacatataattaaattatatatttgtttgtgtttctctttttattttagtttcatacaatttaaaaacaatataaaagaataaCAAAAGGTGACTATAATTTTCCTTTTACCAATATAACTATaatcatattatattataaagagctattattattagcaTCATTAgcttattaaatatatagtatacCTTTATATCCATTCCTTTTTCGTATTTCATACGTAATATTTAAATCCAATTGTTGGCATGGATCTTAGCGATGAAGATGAGATTGACATTGACGAAATTCTTAAACAAGCTGAAAATGTAAggagaatatatatattatgtacaTTTGAACagttaaatattttacaattCTTTACGAAGtatactatatattattcatatgctaatatattaactatgtatatgtaatttttataaggtctttatttttattaaaattattatttgctATTATCTccattttcctttttatgTATAGGTTGAATGCGTAGACGAAGACAGCATAAAAAAACTAGCTAcggttttaaaaaaaaaaaaaaataataatgaacgAGACAGAATTGAACACCCAGATAAACCAGAAAAATGGGTAGCTAGTGAAGTTGATTTAGATGAAATATTagttaatataaaaaatttaagtGTATGcacaaatttatataaaagtatgattgaaaatgatatttttggcgacattattaatttattggACCATCCTAATAATGACATAGTTATTGAAGTTATTGATAtaattaaagaaataacGAATCCTTCAAATATATacgaattaaataaaagtgTAAATTTAATGTTAATAGATTActtaaacaaaaataagcTAAGCcattttatcataaatactttagataaaattaatgaagAAGAAAGTGAAGAATATTACAATGCTATTTCATcgattttgaatatttttgaaaacaTTTTTGAACTTGAAAACAATTTACAAAATGATCTATTAACTAATTctaaattgttattttttttattaaaaagaattaataatgaaataaaaagtgaTGATCaaaattcattatatgCAAGTGAAATATTAGTTTTACTTATTTTAAGAATTAATCAATTTGCTCAAAATGTCTACaatgatttttattatactatttctatttttaattttattttaaaatatatttcaaagTATAAGGATAAAGATCCCcctaatattaataaaaaagaaatattacTTAATTGTTTTCAAGCCTTAggaaatttattattattaaacgaaaataaaaaaatatttgaaagCTCTAATGGCTTAGAATTAATGTTGAAGTTACTTAGTGaaagaaaatttttatgtttcccttctttaaaaatttttgcTATTGTACTTACTAGCAAagatatatgtaataaatttgtaGAATTAAGTGGTTTAAAATACCtgttttgtttatttatgttaagAACATTGAACAAGAGTAAAACTAATACACTAGAgtttgaagaaaatattattacaataaTTTCCAacttatgcatatattgcACTGGTACATCCCTTGGAAGagttttaaataaatttggcgaaaaaaaatgcgaaaaaataattcggTTATTAGAAATCAGGCAAAAATACTCtgatataattattaatgaaaaaaaaaaagaaaaagataaattactaataaacaaaaaccTACAAAAATTGAACATACAAATTGATGATGATTGCAAGAAAAATCTTGAATACATAGAATTGTGTGATAAAGGATATCTTACATATCAGTTAACGGATGTAATCTTAATAAcgcttttttttatgaacaattcatatatttctaataatatatttatccaTTTATACACACGGAACATAGACATTCAATCCATATacgaaaatatattaggTAAGCTTGTTGACTCTCAATATAGCTTTAagtatacatttattttatgtttttcttGTCCTcctaatattaataaaaatattatatgatttatttactatttttcAGATTTTCAGGAATGTATAGATGATGAcgaattaaatgaaaaattaaaaaatatgctgACATTTTTCCTAACTTCATCAAAGGAGTCAAATTTGTTTACATAAAAGAGCTATGTTATTAATGCTACATAGTTTGATctttttttagtaaaatATGGGTACTTCTAAACCCTTttaccatttttataaatttcttgaaaattaaatattccATTATATTATCGATTTAATAAACACTGATAGACATAttgatttattataaatggAAATTATGTATTCATTGAATTGTCACATGTGTACATACACatattgtatttatataattatttctatttaCAAAAACGATTATTAGTGGgaataatgtaaaaattttattatatattgacaattaaattaagttataaaatacaatatagttattaataaaatagttggatgataaaatatttgtgttgtaataaaatatatatgatgaaattgtcatataattaatatttattgtatAATATCACAACACAATAACAGCATACTTTCGAAATATAACTAAATATATTCGTGTTCCAACAAAGTAGTATACTCATATATTGCATGTAAGTATGCATGTATATGTACTACAgtacattattatatgtatgaaTAATTCCTTACATATATAACCACATAAATTGTGAATACTATAAAAATGCTATTATAATGATATCACAAgcaatatattatattatgaaaaataataataccttaaaaaatatatataaagataaaTACACCGAGGAGAgttgtatatatgcatatatttgtcTGTATGTAGTACAATATATGagagaaatatataataaaacgtatgtatatattaaaaaaaaattagtatGAAAAGTATTCccataatttaaattttcattttttttcgtcttaaataatgataaaaaaagggaaaaattaatagaaaaaatatacacaatatatattttagtatgatttttatataaattatatatgttttattgtttctcattataagaaatttaatttaacaaatttatttgatatatataatcgTTTTGCTAATCATAATGCatgaatttatatttgcaaacaatatagaaataaagatattcaaaattatatatcttttatatgtatattagCTCGATATGTGCATGATACTTTTGTATCTTTTGAACTATTTTCTAATCCTTAATTATTCTATATCatcaatatttaaaaattttttctCAGTATGCATCTTATATAATGGATTATATTGTACTATTAAACATGTCATGTTATCACATCCAATTccatcattttctttataattattagaCAAACAATCGTCACATAATTCTTCACATATTTGCGacaatttattaaatttatcatatttctTTCTTTCAATAATAGGTGAATCatcatatttatcattagTATCTTTTTCAAAACAGGTATCgctattttcattaaatttattttgattttcaTTAGAATTGTCTTCATTCTCAATattagaattattatttttaatatttttatcatatgaGTTTGAAATTTGTCCGTTTTCGGCACTATTTGATGTATTAGATTCATCTTTTAAAGTgctattttcattattagtagtattattatttgaatttatatGTTCTGAATTTGTGTTTTGGTTACCTCCTAAATCTGCAGAGTTATCAGATAATTCTTCAAATTTTTCTAACCGTGCTTTAACAAAACCAACAACATCTTGGCCATCTTTACAATCCCAAATTCCATCACATgcaagaaataaaaattcatcATCAGGAGTTAATGTTACACAAGTAACTTCAGGGAATGCAGAAATTTTTTGATCTTTTTGGGACAAAAATGGATCTCTTTTATAATGTAAATCTCCAATAGCTCTagttaaatttaaatttccATCGACTCTAccatttgatatatatccACCTGCTTTTTTAATTCGAGCTTCTTCTGCTTGTAAATGTGGTTTGTGATCAGTTGACATGCCTAATGAATTACCATTAAAGCATATTATGGCTCTTGAATCCCCCGCATT
Proteins encoded in this region:
- a CDS encoding beta-catenin-like protein 1, putative — its product is MDLSDEDEIDIDEILKQAENVECVDEDSIKKLATVLKKKKNNNERDRIEHPDKPEKWVASEVDLDEILVNIKNLSVCTNLYKSMIENDIFGDIINLLDHPNNDIVIEVIDIIKEITNPSNIYELNKSVNLMLIDYLNKNKLSHFIINTLDKINEEESEEYYNAISSILNIFENIFELENNLQNDLLTNSKLLFFLLKRINNEIKSDDQNSLYASEILVLLILRINQFAQNVYNDFYYTISIFNFILKYISKYKDKDPPNINKKEILLNCFQALGNLLLLNENKKIFESSNGLELMLKLLSERKFLCFPSLKIFAIVLTSKDICNKFVELSGLKYLFCLFMLRTLNKSKTNTLEFEENIITIISNLCIYCTGTSLGRVLNKFGEKKCEKIIRLLEIRQKYSDIIINEKKKEKDKLLINKNLQKLNIQIDDDCKKNLEYIELCDKGYLTYQLTDVILITLFFMNNSYISNNIFIHLYTRNIDIQSIYENILDFQECIDDDELNEKLKNMLTFFLTSSKESNLFT